The DNA segment AAGCTAAAGACCAGATAGATGCCAAAACTGATgcccaattattattttatggcagTAGAAAGGTTGGAAGTCAGTTTTTTCCATCTTGCTTATCAAATCCATTCTCAGTAGCTGGCAGCCCTGTAGGAATGGGTTGGGGTTGGAAAAGCCTGAAATTTTATCTAATGTTTGGGTGGATGTATTGCTTCCAGGTTGCCTAttgatcaatgaatgatatttatagagttgttcattcatttgattgtatttattgagcacttactgtgtgcagagcattgtactaagtgcttgggtagtatAAATCAGCAACAAATACTGTGCAGGGtactttactgtgcagagcactgtattaagcatttgggcgaCTCAGTatttatccacaaggagcttagagaagcagcatggctcagtggaaagagcacgggcttaggagtcagaggtcatgggttctactcccagctctgccacctgtcagatgtgtgaatttgggcaagtcacttcacttctcagtacctcagttacctcatctgtaaaatggggatgaagactgtgagcctcacgtgggacaacctgattactaccccagcgcttagaacagtgcttggcacatagagcttaacaaatgccaacattattattatcattatagtctgAATAGCAGtggggggaaatagtagaatataaaggtaagtacttcagtgctctggggctgggggtgtaTCAAAGTTTAAGGGGCACAAAGCTAAGTGCATAACTGACACTGGGTGGGGGTGGAattgaggacttagtctgggaagacctcttgaagatgtgattttaggagggtttcaaaggtgggaagagaggtgaaCTATTGGATATGAAAGATTTGAGATACTTCGATGAGCACAACCATGAATCTCATCTAAACAAAGAATCACTTCTAACTTTAGATCAAAAATAAGCATTTTTACTAGGAAATTCCTTTCTAGTAAGAAGCAatgcagtttagtggaaagagtatgggcttgtgtgtcagaggtcatgagttctaatcccacctccgctacttgtcaactgtgtgactttgggcaagtcacttaatttctctgtgcctcagtcatttctctgtgcttcagttacctcatctgtaaaatggggatgaagactgagagcccatttgggacaacctgattaacttgtatctaccccagcgcttagaacagtgcttggcacagagtgagtgctaacaaataccatcattattattatctcgagcAACCTGCAGACATGCCCACTGTAGTAAACAAATGACACCAAAGAAGACAGACCACTGGATTCAAGCATAAGATTTCCTAGAAATTAGGACAAATGCAGTCATTGGGACATTTTAAAAAGAATACTTtatgtaaaatatttttatttaaaaaaaggtgaAATGTCCATGTTTTCATTAGTGGGAAAATGTACAAAAATATGTGTTTTTCTCTTTGGTTAGGATAATTATCTAGACTTCATTCTAAATTGATGTAAAAGGTTCATGCTTTCGATCAGTTTACTGAGTCCCTACTATGTACACAGCATAAAGATAAGGAAGCCATCAAAGAAAGGAATAGTTTTCTATAAAAGTTTTCACAGTGCAAGATTTCTTTTAGGTCCATCTGATAGACACATAAACCAGATTAATCTAAATAATGAAGCCATTCACTCAACTCCCATTGAAAAGGCTATTATTTCGACTGATTAAATTCATTTTACAGCTAGCCCTTTGTTCCTGCTTTATTTCTCTAGCTGAGTCaaataatgaataaaatgaatagaagtgCCTTCTGGTATAATGGATGAGATAAATTCATGTTTCCTTTCTGGTTAGAAGCAAAATAACCTTTTGCTAACTTTAACCAAGAATATCCGAGAGGTCTTGACTAACAATTTCCTAGAAATGCTGTCCaacttttgttcattcattcaatcatatttgcatatagtaagtgcttaacaaataccatcatcattattattattattgttattcattgagcgcttactcccaggcctgtgctctagctactacACCATGGATgaccagcagcatggccttttggaaggagcacagaactgaatcaggagacctgggttccagttccagctccaccactggcctactaggtgaccttggacaagtcatttaaccttttggGGGCTTTAggtttctcatatgtaaaatggggatatgatagattgtgagccccactgtgggacacagactgcatctGATCTTATCATTTTTACCAGCACATAGTACTGCCCTGAAAAAAATGACAAACAGATGTTGTTTCTACTTTACATTTGCTAAAACCTCTTATGGTTGAAGTGAAACATTGGGAATTGATCATTTCATCCCTAAAAATAGCTGGTAACTCTTTTGCTTACTTAAGGCACTTGCTACTCAAATTGTGGAATTTTCTACTCTCAATCTAAACCCTCCTCTCTGATAGCACAAAACTACAGAGCTATCGTTCCCGAGTGCATTTTTGACTGCCCCTATTTCAACAGATCAGGGTTCAAATTTTTGAGTAATTCCAAATTAAGCAaaaattttctttcttttggaaATAACTAAAGCATATCAGAGATAGCCAAATTCATCTGAAGTCTCAGGAAAGATCACACCCTTTCCTTGAGCATCACTGCAACACAAAGATGAGACAGAGTAGTTGCTTGGCATTTACAAATCTCAGTATCTGCTAAATTCTGGATGAAAAATAAGTAATTGTatctttgggatttttttcccagGCCCCAACATGGTCTTGTGCCATTGCTTCTTCTGTGAAGACAGATCATTTTTTCAGAGGTTTCCAACTTTATGTGAAACCACATTTTATATTGATGGGTCAGTCTGCACAAAGATCATTTTTTTGTTAGGCGTGCTTTCATCATTTCATTATAACTTGCAATATATGAAAATTAACACTGACTTTTAATTATGGTTATTCTTAGCTTTGTGATTTTTAGTCATTTAGCCAATCAAGAACGTTCCAAAAAAACTAGCTTCCTTATCCATGTCTATCATACTCTCGTTACTGACAGAGACAAAAATTCTGTCATTCTGTTTAAACTCAAACACCCCACCTTGATATATAGAATGGAGTCCATATTTTGAATTTTTAGACCAACAGCTAGTTCTGGCACTTTTCAAAAGGAGTATTGGTTCTGGGTAGCTTGTTATTTTATAGATGTATTGTACCATTTGTTCACTTTTTTTAGTCCTGCCATTGACCAAAGATGATTCTGAGTTTTCTTCAGGTTCCAAAAATCGAAAGTATGTTTGGGAATAGATATAGTAAAACCCACTTCGAGGAATAATTAGCTCTCCATTTCTTAATTCCACATTTTGCTTAAACGAATGTCCTTTCCATGCCGATTCCCAAGAGTTTATTTTCTGACCCACAGCTCCACCAAGCCAAGAACCTAGATGAAGATGAAAAAGAGTTAAAAATATAATTATGCCAGTGAAGTCTGAGCAAGAAATAAGCCTAGCAGTTGATACAATTCTGTTATTAATGAGCATGAGTTATTTACCTCCTTGAAGGTTGTTCCCCCTAAACTgcgagctcactttgggcagggaacatgtctaccacccctgcacattgtattctcccaagcacttagtacag comes from the Ornithorhynchus anatinus isolate Pmale09 chromosome 1, mOrnAna1.pri.v4, whole genome shotgun sequence genome and includes:
- the TNFSF10 gene encoding tumor necrosis factor ligand superfamily member 10, with the protein product MSLQNMMSSGGPSSSQTCGLVLISTLLLQSVCVAVTYIYFTNELKQLRDTYAKSAIACLTNEDFGAFIWNWDPNDNEERNSSPCWQIKWQLLQLIRKEILRHFEDSSSRLEDQRQNILPPAKERGLNILQRIAAHVTGNYRKRNHLPRESSWLGGAVGQKINSWESAWKGHSFKQNVELRNGELIIPRSGFYYIYSQTYFRFLEPEENSESSLVNGRTKKSEQMVQYIYKITSYPEPILLLKSARTSCWSKNSKYGLHSIYQGGVFEFKQNDRIFVSVSNESMIDMDKEASFFGTFLIG